Proteins from one Rhizoctonia solani chromosome 5, complete sequence genomic window:
- a CDS encoding importin beta N-terminal domain: protein MDPQHVSTLFATTFNADPNVRIAAELELRKAVGQAGMLSAVVQIVGTNGVDLSVRQAAVVFLKNAVARGYKSSNVPVQQQLPAPPVPDADKQVIKQHILPLIVASPNRAIRIQLAAILKTLVSHDFPERWPGFMENVVQLLQSDRSESVFGGMTALLEIFKTYRYRPDESTKILPQIVEKTFPLLVSLGSKAAANPGAPESADFLHLILKTYRNSIQQRLSEHQQASSSLVPWGRLFFAVINVQPPADQIPESLDEREKCPWWKAKKWAYATLNRLFMRYGSPSDLVKALQKQYSKFAQHFATSFAPEILNTYLHQVELNVSGGTWLSKRVTYLIIQFLQQSAKAKTTWQVLKPHIQGLVSSFVFPLLVFTDDKAEAWAADPVEYVRFDIAEFEDYGTPFGMSTVFIQSLATTRTKASFGPMLNFIQSILGNPASTPQSRFGAHRMTACLAGVILEHPDAKGVMESYVVSHVLPEFRSDHAYLRAVACELVTALMRHRFEFTEETNLEQLSTQVVHAFDDPELPVRLHAALALTELIQRPPVQQALKPMIGKVMQGLLKIADETDLDVLTTAMQTFVEQFSEDLVPIAVQLTTRLIDSYMRLLTETLSKEETAEDWDENADKKFAAMGNARTIQTIVTAMEGSKEILIELQAILAPMVLATLEHQALDFFESVFDIMDTLTFSLRQIPPTLWTVFEAMYKSFKGPSVDYLEGKSNLDTIILANKTIIGCKLIEGLMLSLPGQLDGIIAQVITHALNKGVSAKTKILKLHLLNVFVSALLCSPALALHALGTSARPVHDKKLSLLAFCELSSWKGSVFRRICRTDGWDRWWILQLLEEYPKAVENRQKLEEDFNDEEYELDDETHLNMADDDEDVQDEENAYLERLTEESERLRAKLAKDEDSDEDEESDDDDDDYALTALQTANAPVYQAATTSLTPEQATALMEHMARAEAAEREQAQPAP from the exons ATGGATCCCCAGCACGTGTCTACACTGTTTGCGACGACGTTTAATGCGGATCCGAATGTGCGAATCGCAGCCGAGTTGGAGTTACGCAAG GCTGTGGGGCAAGCAGGCATGCTGAGTGCGGTCGTGCAGATCGTGGGAACAAACGGTGTTGATTT GTCCGTGCGCCAAGCTGCTGTCGTCTTTCTCAAGAACGCCGTGGCGCGAGGATATAAATCATCGAATGTACCGGTCCAACAGCAGCTCCCCGCCCCTCCTGTCCCCGATGCAGACAAACAAGTCATCAAACAACACATTCTGCCCCTTATTGTCGCCTCCCCTAACCGCGCCATACGAATTCAATTGGCCGCTATCCTCAAGACTCTCGTATCCCACGACTTTCCCGAAAGATGGCCAggattcatggaaaatgttgttcagcttttgcaGAGCGACAGGTCAGAGAGTGTATTTGGCGGTATGACAGCCCTCTTGGAGATATTCAAGACGTATCG GTACCGACCGGATGAATCTACCAAAATTCTCCCTCAAATCGTGGAAAAGACCTTTCCTCTCCTTGTCTCTCTTGGGTCCAAAGCAGCCGCCAATCCGGGTGCACCCGAGTCGGCTGATTTCTTACATTTGATACTCAAGACGTACCGG AACTCGATCCAACAGCGATTATCAGAACACCAGCAAGCATCCTCGTCCCTTGTCCCGTGGGGAAGACTATTCTTTGCCGTCATTAATGTTCAACCGCCCGCGGATCAAATCCCAGAAAGCCTGGACGAGAGGGAAAAGTGTCCGTGGTGGAAAGCGAAAAAGTGGGCATACGCCACACTTAATCGATTATTCATGAG ATACGGAAGTCCCTCTGATCTTGTCAAAGCACTCCAAAAGCAATACTCGAAATTCGCACAACATTTTGCCACCTCCTTCGCCCCTGAGATTCTCAACACCTATCTCCATCAAGTCGAGTTGAACGTGTCGGGCGGGACTTGGTTAAGTAAGCGCGTTACGTACCTCATCATTCAATTCCTTCAGCAATC TGCCAAGGCGAAAACAACATGGCAGGTGCTCAAGCCCCATATTCAGGGACTGGTGTCCAGTTTCGTCTTTCCTTTGCTGGTGTTCACCGATGACAAGGCCGAAGCTTGGGCCGCGGACCCGGTCGAGTATGTGAGGTTCGATATTG CCGAGTTTGAAGACTATGGCACACCATTTGGCATGTCCACGGTCTTTATTCAAAGCCTCGCTACAACACGGACGAAAGCGTCTTTTGGTCCAATGTTGAACTTTATTCAGAGCATTCTTGGAAA CCCAGCTTCGACTCCCCAAAGTCGGTTCGGTGCACACCGTATGACTGCCTGTCTCGCCGGAGTGATATTGGAACATCCCGACGCAAAGGGCGTGATGGAGAGCTACGTTGTGTCTCACGTTTTACCCGAGTTTAGAAGCGACCACGCGTATTTACGAGCAGTT GCCTGTGAGCTCGTTACGGCGCTTATGAGGCATCGGTTCGAGTTTACTGAGGAAACA AACTTGGAACAACTGTCGACCCAGGTGGTTCATGCGTTTGATGATCCCGAGCTCCCAGTTCGTCTCCACGCGGCACTTGCACTCACAGAACTCATTCAACGACCGCCGGTTCAACAAGCACTGAAACCAATGATCGGAAAAGTCATGCAGG GCTTATTGAAGATTGCCGACGAAACTGATTTGGACGTTCTCACTACCGCTATGCAAACTTTTGTCGAGCAGTTTTCGGAAGACTTGGTCCCGATTGCGGTCCAGTTGACCACGAGGCTG ATTGACTCATATATGCGCCTTTTGACTGAAACATTGAGCAAGGAAGAGACGGCTGAAGATTGGGATGAGAATGCGGATAAAAAATTTGCGGCGATGGGAAATGCGAGAACGATTCAGACA ATTGTGACAGCCATGGAAGGATCTAAAGAAATCCTCATTGAACTTCAGGCCATCCTGGCGCCCATGGTTTTGGCGACTCTCGAGCATCAGGCTCTTG ACTTTTTCGAATCTGTGTTTGATATTATGGATACCCTCACTTTTAGTTTGCGTCAGATTCCACCTACGCTTTGGACGGTATTCGAAGCAATGTACAAGTCGTTCAAGGGCCCCTCGGTGGACTATCTTGAAGGCAAGTCTAATCTTGATA CGATCATCTTGGCGAACAAGACGATTATTGGGTGCAAGTTGATTGAGGGTTTGATGCTCAGTCTTCCGGGGCAACTGGATGGA ATCATTGCCCAAGTCATCACCCATGCACTCAACAAGGGTGTATCAGCCAAGACTAAAATACTCAAACTTCACCTCCTCAACGTATTCGTCAGTGCCCTCCTCTGCAGCCCCGCCCTCGCTCTTCACGCCCTCGGCACGTCGGCACGACCG GTACACGACAAGAAACTGAGTCTTCTCGCATTCTGTGAGCTCTCAAGCTGGAAGGGGAGCGTGTTCCGGCGGATTTGCAGGACGGATGGGTGGGATCGTTGGTGGATCTTGCAGCTTTTGGAAGAGTACCCCAAGGCCGTTGAGA ATCGACAGAAGCTCGAGGAAGATTTCAACGATGAGGAATATGAACTTGACGATGAGACGCATCTCAATATGGCTGATGATG ATGAAGACGTACAGGACGAGGAGAATGCATACTTGGAGAGGCTGACTGAAGAG AGCGAAAGACTTCGAGCCAAGTTGGCCAAGGACGAAGATAgtgacgaggacgaagaatctgatgatgacgatgatgac TACGCACTGACAG CCCTGCAAACGGCTAATGCACCGGTCTATCAGGCCGCGACGACGTCTCTGACGCCGGAACAGGCTACTGCGTTgatggagcatatggctcgTGCAGAAGCTGCTGAACGAGAACAGGCACAACCTGCGCCATGA
- a CDS encoding Fungal specific transcription factor domain yields MPTCAACERSNIECLYTANSEQRRPVHRQYVASLEARISLLEKILKDAEASDTTDSSDAGVSLPDENDFQSQSLTATSGSSLPPSPSTKIAPESQLTLIDDPGDILKSTLDPTTPLNSEEPDLGMSGYEIILSLEHEHKLLAQFWDWQRMHHPYVVPVPFLSAYAVHSELAPRGSQYLRHLHLYPTPLFSGDPGTGTLFYQHARETLLREAANPKVATIQAVCLMTTWELGHARSPAAWALFGVALSLCIRLGLNVDATPLLQSGEISQRLYETRNFVFWGTFYTDRFLSICMGMRPLIDYQIISTPTHSSPTGESKLSTTQPRELIEEIYGPWWSPCTSGMGNVLVQAIWDTCGELTKLMDSLFDSVYNIGASTRTPREILQLVDRNHLAVQKFIEDLPTWLRTTGVIKRKNSGLVYLHLFIHLTNILVNRPFLSTHHSIQTPLTRQYRTLAFRTARASALQVSSLIRHIPLSSPCVTIPYIVYSACTILLLTPEDSVAMDGVRTSLACLDGMDETGYWVESARDAARRIRALAEKWGVGLETSRRVLGLFGGRKGEKVHGAPPSDSAPSTCSNTTAVHALVGTLPQIPAPGPLEIPRDSVSPNGNAYIPTLGHSDLGLTGYEDPSVHLLETRLANTLDAGVNQVLSEAHDSQDYRNETVDFLNLPTYLPIEKMADSVQGLVLPISQPLDSHSSIHHQTLLAGTAESTYHRHVRMLRPTLPHVAYANSHADPQHDMHLPHSHWHTIIPAVDLNIVSPPDPGMCTDLGTCFNYTVEHTQDPAFIDLLADPFMNVSMDWVRDSSLTSSGHTGAADQLVGMLDGYEFVGQTGLDV; encoded by the exons ATGCCAACGTGTGCAGCGTGTGAGCGTTCAAACATCGAGTGTTTGTATACCGCGAATTCGGAACAGCGTCG CCCGGTGCACAGACAATATGTGGCATCGTTAGAAGCTCGGATCTCTTTATTagaaaaaatcctgaaagACGCAGAAGCAAGTGATACTACCGACTCTTCCGATGCAGGTGTATCACTACCCGACGAGAATGACTTCCAATCTCAGTCTCTCACAGCAACTTCGGGCTCCTCTTTGCCCCCATCACCATCCACAAAGATTGCCCCCGAGTCCCAATTGACATTAATTGACGACCCTGGCGATATCTTGAAATCCACACTCGATCCGACTACACCGTTAAACTCTGAAGAACCGGACCTAGGAATGTCCGGGTACGAGATTATCCTCAGCCTGGAACACGAGCACAAGCTCCTAGCTCAATTCTGGGACTGGCAACGAATGCATCATCCTTATGTTGTACCTGTCCCATTCCTCTCCGCCTACGCTGTCCACTCCGAACTCGCCCCCCGGGGGAGCCAATACCtccgccacctccacctctaCCCAACTC CCCTTTTTTCGGGGGATCCGGGAACAGGCACATTATTCTACCAACATGCGAGAGAGACACTTTTACGAGAAGCTGCCAATCCAAAGGTGGCTACTATTCAGGCGGTGTGTCTTATGACGACTTGGGAGCTTGGACATGCGAGGTCTCCAGCTGCGTGGGCTCTGTTTG GTGTTGCATTATCACTATGCATTAGACTTGGGCTTAACGTTGACGCCACGCCACTCCTCCAGAGCGGCGAGATCTCCCAACGGTTGTATGAAACCCGGAACTTTGTGTTCTGGGGCACGTTTTACACCGATAG GTTTCTCTCCATATGCATGGGAATGCGACCACTCATAGACTACCAAATAATAAGCACTCCAACTCACTCTTCGCCTACTGGCGAGTCTAAGCTATCTACAACTCAGCCGAGAGAACTAATAGAAGAAATCTATGGGCCGTGGTGGTCCCCTTGTACATCCGGAATGGGAAATGTTCTCGTCCAAGCTATTTGGGATACGTGTGGGGAACTAACCAAGTTGATGGACAGCTTATTTGATAGCGT GTATAATATAGGCGCATCGACCCGTACGCCTCGGGAGATCCTGCAACTCGTTGATCGAAACCACTTGGCCGTTCAAAAGTTTATTGAAGATCTCCCCACATGGCTACGTACAACAGGGGTTATCAAACGCAAAAATAGCGGACTGGTATATCTCCA TTTATTTATCCACTTGACAAACATACTTGTTAACCGCCCCTTTCTTTCGACACACCATTCGATCCAAACACCCTTAACGCGCCAATACCGAACACTTGCGTTTCGAACTGCCCGTGCGTCAGCACTCCAAGTCTCGTCTCTGATCCGACACATCCCCCTCTCCTCGCCATGCGTGACCATACCCTATATCGTCTATTCTGCATGTACAATTCTGCTCCTTACTCCCGAAGACTCAGTTGCAATGGATGGCGTTCGAACAAGCTTGGCATGTCTGGATGGGATGGATGAGACAGGGTACTGGGTAGAAAGTGCTAGGGATGCAGCACGGAGAATTAGAGCACTCGCGGAGAAGTGGGGGGTCGGGCTGGAAACTTCAAGACGGGTTTTAGGCCTATTTGGGGGTAGGAAAGGGGAGAAAGTACACGGGGCTCCACCAAGCGATAGCGCGCCGTCAACCTGTTCAAATACCACGGCTGTACATGCGCTTGTGGGCACTTTGCCTCAAATTCCGGCACCTGGGCCACTCGAGATACCAAGAGATAGCGTATCCCCGAATGGgaacgcatatattccaacTCTTGGTCATAGTGACTTGGGCTTGACAGGATATGAGGACCCATCCGTGCATTTGCTTGAGACTAGGCTTGCTAATACCCTGGACGCAGGGGTCAATCAAGTGTTGAGCGAAGCTCACGATTCCCAAGATTACAGAAACGAAACTGTAGATTTTCTGAACCTACCCACCTATTTGCCTATCGAAAAAATGGCAGATAGTGTGCAGGGTTTGGTATTACCTATCAGTCAGCCACTTGACTCGCATTCGTCCATCCACCATCAAACATTACTTGCTGGTACTGCCGAATCAACCTATCATCGTCATGTACGAATGTTACGACCAACGCTTCCGCACGTAGCATATGCGAATTCTCACGCGGATCCACAACACGACATGCATCTTCCACATTCGCACTGGCACACTATTATCCCAGCTGTCGATTTGAATATTGTGTCACCTCCAGACCCGGGCATGTGCACAGATTTGGGGACGTGTTTCAACTATACTGTCGAGCATACACAGGATCCAGCGTTTATTGACTTGCTGGCAGATCCGTTTATGAATGTCTCAATGGATTGGGTGAGGGATAGTTCATTGACTTCTTCAGGCCACACAGGTGCAGCAGATCAGTTAGTCGGGATGCTCGATGGATACGAATTTGTAGGACAAACCGGATTGGATGTATAA